In bacterium, one genomic interval encodes:
- a CDS encoding twin-arginine translocation signal domain-containing protein — MPFIRKKEWAIPEREATPESVFWERRKFLKGAAGLAAGGILGGALLDEAASAAD, encoded by the coding sequence ATGCCGTTTATCCGGAAGAAAGAATGGGCGATTCCCGAGCGGGAGGCCACGCCCGAATCTGTTTTTTGGGAGAGAAGGAAGTTCCTCAAGGGAGCCGCGGGGCTGGCCGCGGGCGGCATCCTGGGAGGCGCCCTGCTGGATGAGGCCGCTTCCGCCGCCGATC